One Helianthus annuus cultivar XRQ/B chromosome 12, HanXRQr2.0-SUNRISE, whole genome shotgun sequence genomic region harbors:
- the LOC110893086 gene encoding uncharacterized protein LOC110893086: protein MDAKLHLASTVTNIKSLIPVTSEMDSRLYASWSKLFRLHCHAFQVIQHLSPRPLAESSSSKETEKDKDKTTKPVDDSWDRLDAIVLQWIYATISSDLLHTILKPNATTHEAWVALENIFHDNKSSQAIHLLHKFSNTHLSGVPTISSSLVDNQSLVL from the coding sequence ATGGATGCTAAACTACATCTTGCTTCTACTGTTACAAACATCAAAAGCCTTATTCCCGTAACCTCAGAGATGGATAGCAGATTGTACGCATCATGGAGCAAACTTTTTCGCCTCCACTGTCATGCGTTTCAAGTTATACAACACCTTTCTCCCAGGCCACTCGCTGAATCTTCTTCGTCCAAAGAAACCGAAAAAGACAAAGACAAAACCACTAAACCTGTCGATGACTCGTGGGATCGTCTAGATGCTATCGTTTTGCAATGGATTTATGCAACTATATCCAGTGATCTCTTACACACCATTCTGAAACCTAATGCTACTACTCATGAAGCATGGGTGGCTCTCGAAAATATCTTTCACGACAACAAAAGTTCACAGGCTATTCATCTCCTTCACAAGTTCTCCAACACACATCTTAGCGGCGTTCCAACTATATCCAGTTCACTGGTCGATAACCAGAGCCTCGTCTTATAA
- the LOC110893087 gene encoding uncharacterized mitochondrial protein AtMg00810-like, with protein sequence MVESRKAGQALQASHTAGTALNANSSRSAGTNTAPADYCSDGQYGGRGRGRVAFLLLYVDDILLVTSTYHLRHQLLAHLANEFAMKDLGPLSFFLGVAVTRQHNTMFLFQQSYALDIIARAGMQSCNPVTTPVDTHSKLSAHSVKDFHDPTLYRNLAGALEYLTFTWADISYAVQQICMHMHAPKTDHWNALKRIIRYIKGTIYYGLTLCPSANPSLLAYTYADWAGFPDTRLSTSGYWVYYGDNLISWSSKRQPTISRSSAEAEYRGVANVVAEICGLRNLLLELRHPLTHATLVYCDNVSTIYLSGNPVQHQRTKHIELDIHFVREQVQRGQV encoded by the exons ATGGTAGAATCCCGCAAAGCCGGACAAGCACTTCAAGCATCTCATACTGCCGGTACCGCTCTCAACGCAAACTCATCTCGATCTGCTGGCACTAACACTGCACCGGCCGACTACTGCTCCGATGGACAATATGGTGGCCGCGGTCGTGGCCGAG TTGCCTTCTTACTTCTCTATGTTGACGATATTCTTCTTGTCACATCAACGTACCATCTTCGACATCAGTTGCTGGCACACTTAGCTAATGAATTTGCTATGAAAGATCTCGGGCCGCTCAGCTTCTTTCTCGGGGTCGCTGTTACTCGCCAACATAATACTATGTTTCTTTTTCAACAGTCATACGCCTTGGATATCATCGCTCGGGCCGGGATGCAGTCTTGCAATCCCGTCACTACCCCGGTCGACACACACTCTAAGTTGAGTGCTCACTCAGTTAAGGATTTTCATGACCCTACTCTGTATCGCAATCTCGCCGGGGCGCTAGAGTATCTTACGTTTACATGGGCCGACATAAGTTACGCGGTACAACAAATTTGCATGCACATGCATGCACCGAAAACAGATCATTGGAATGCCTTAAAGCGCATCATTCGGTATATCAAAGGCACCATCTACTACGGCCTTACACTATGCCCGTCCGCGAATCCTTCTCTCTTGGCATACACCTATGCGGATTGGGCCGGTTTCCCAGATACTCGCCTGTCTACGAGTGGTTATTGGGTCTATTACGGTGATAACTTAATCTCCTGGTCGTCTAAACGCCAACCTACCATCTCTCGCTCTAGTGCCGAAGCCGAATACCGTGGAGTCGCTAACGTGGTCGCCGAAATCTGCGGGTTACGTAACTTACTTCTTGAGCTTCGTCACCCTCTCACTCATGCCACATTAGTATACTGTGACAATGTGAGCACCATTTACTTGTCAGGTAATCCGGTACAACATCAGCGTACAAAGCACATTGAGCTCGATATTCACTTTGTGCGGGAACAAGTTCAACGAGGTCAAGTGTGA